The Armatimonadota bacterium region CAAAGAGAAAGAAAGCTAGGTCGCACCGGCCGACCGCCCGCAGATGGGAGTTGACTTGAGGCGGGAACGCCGGGCGCGGCGTCGCGTCACAGGTGGGTCGGCTGAGGCCCAGGTCGCGGTTGCGGCGTGAACGCGAACGACGAGCACAGCCACCAGCGGTGGCTGTGCTGCTTGTTTGGGCCGATGGCGGCGGGGGCGGCGGTAGCGGCTCAGGAGGCGGGCGCAGTCGCGTGCGCGCGGGCGAGCTTGGCCAGCTCGGCGAACGCCGTGTCGTCCCGCACCGCAAGGTCGGCGAGCGTCTTGCGATCGATCCCGACCCCCGCCTTGCGCAGCCCCTCGGCGAAGCGGCTGTAGGTCAGGCCATGGCTGCGCGCGGCGGCGTTGATGCGGGCGATCCATAGGCGCCGGAAGTCGCGTTTGCGCTGCCGGCGGTCGCGATAGGCGTAGGCCAGCGCGCGCATCGTGGTTTCCTTGGCGGGGCGGATCCAGCGATGGCGCGCCCCCCAGTAGCCCTTGGCTTGCTGGCGGATCTTATTATGGCGCCGATGGGCGGCGACTTGTTTTCGCGCTCGAGGCATGGTGGTCTCCCGTCTGCTCCTCGTCTCGCAGTTTCATCACCCTGGGCGCCGGCCTCTCCCGCAGCGGGAAGGGGCAGGGCCGGGGTGCGGCGATCGCTCAATCACGCTCCTGGTGAGGGAGGCGCCGGTGCGGGGTGCGTGCGCCTACTTGGCGTGGTAGGGCAGCATGCGCTCAATGCGCTTGGCGTCACCGCCGACGAACTCCAGCGGGCGCCCCAGCCGACGCTTGCGCGCGGCGCTCTTGCGCGTCAGCAGGTGGCTCCGGTGCGTATGGCGCCCGATAATCTTGCCGCCGGCGGTGACCCGAAAGCGCTTCGCGGCGGACTTGTGAGTGCGCATCTTGGGCATCAATCTACCTCCACCAACCTTGGCGCCGCCCCAGACAGCGACCGCGGCCGTCGCAAGCGGCGACCGCGGCAGATGATACTGCGGGTGCGCCCGGTCGTCAGGGCGCTTCGGTGCGTACTGCTTGGTCGGCCTTTGCGACGGTCCCGGCGGCGGGCTTCTCCACCTTCTCCATTTTGGGGGCAATGACCATGGTCATCATGCGCCCCTCCATTCCCGCCGACTTCTCGACCTGGCCGAGATCGCCAACCGCCTCCGCGAGCCGGTTGAGGACGCGATGCCCGAACTCCGGATGGGTGAACTCGCGACTGCGAAACCGCAGGTCGAGCTTGACCTTGTCGCCATCGGTCAGCAGTCGCCGCAGGAGCTTGAGCTTGACGTTGAAGTCATGCTCCTCGATGCGCGGGCGTAACCGGATTGCCCGCACTTCCACCATCTTTTGTTTCTTGCGGGACTCGCGGTCGCGCTTGCTCCGGGCGTACTTGAACTTCCCAAAGTCCATGATGCGGCAGACCGGTGGGTCCGCGGCCGGCGCCACCTCGATCAGGTCCAATCCCTTGTCCGCCGCTGTCTGCAGCGCCTCGCGCGTGGAGACGACCCCCAACTGCGCCCCGTTCTCGTCCACCACCCGCACCTGCGGAACGCGGATCGCCTGGTTCACCCGAAGCTCTCGCCTGTCGATTGTGCCCTTACCTCTGGGTGCCGGAAATCCGCTCCATCCGCCACCAGTCGCTCCGGCCAACCACGGTCGCGAGTATAGCAAATCATGCGGTCGGTGTCAAACGCGTTCGCCCCTGAGAGTTACCTACTTACGGAGCTCCGCGATGCGGGTAGTAAGGTGACAGAGAAGCGAAGCTTGTCGGTTCGGCGGCGCTTTGTCGGCGGAGATTCGATGGCTCAGTCAAAGGAGAGTTGGAGATTCTGACCCTGACCGCGCAGGACGGGCCGAATCGCCGCCGGATCCGCCTGCCGCGGCTGCCACTTCTCCCGAACACACCAGGCGGCTGCCACGCCGGCCGCCTGGCCGATGCTGGCCACAATGGGCTGGACACGATAAGCGCTCATCGCAAGGTGCGACCCGCTGATGCACTTCCCGGCGAGCAGAAGGCCATCCACACCCTTGGGCACTAGCGCGCGGTATGGTATGCCGTAGCCGGGGAGACGGCCCTCGTCCAACCCGGGATAGTCATCGCTCCAGATGTCGAGCGGGTAGTCACCTATGGCAATCGTGTCGTCGGGAAGCTTACCGGACCGGAGGTCGTTTTCAGTCACGACGTGCTCCCCAAGGATGCGATTCGATTCCCGGACACCGATCCGCGGCGCCAGGTGGATCGCGAACCCGTTCTCACGCAGCAGCGCGTGATCGCGATCCATCTCTTGAAGCGCCTCCGTCTGGGTTGCTCCAAGCTCGATTGGGTCGCGCGTATCCTTGCAGTCGGTTCTGCATCCCCAGTGCAGGTAGATGCCGGGGTTTGCCCTCATTGCCGCTTCCGGATTCCCGGGGAACGACTGGTTGGAGCCCAACACCAGCACCAAACGCGAAGCCTCCAGCTTGCTCATGTCGAACGGCTTCGGCGCGCCGAGATGCTGGCTGACGTACATCCACGTGCACGCTTGCACCACCTCGTCCGCCTCGGCAACGGCGTGGGGCTCGCTGAAGTCCTCCTTCGAATCGCGTCCGTACATGGCGGTGCAGCCAGCCGCCAGTGCGAGCGCGCCGGTCCCGGTCGCATCTATGAAGACCCGGCCACGGAGGTCAAGTCGGCAACCATGTGCGCCCTCAACAGCCACGCCGATGATAACGAGTCGCCCGTCGGCCTCAGCCACCTCGCAGCCAATGACGCGGGCGCCAACGAGAACCGTGAGGCGAGGCTCCCGGGCGATCAACTCCCGCCAGACCCGTTGGTGGCTCTCGGGCAGAAACCACTCGCCGGCGACGACACCTGGCAGAATGCTGTAGCGCTCCCGCAGCATGGCATGGGCTTGCGCGAGAACGCCCGTGATCGGCCCGCCACAGAGCATGGACACATACATATCAACGGCCGCGCCGCCGATTACGGGATGTTCCTCAAGCAGCAGCACCGTCGCTCCGGCGCGAGCCGCGCCCAGCGCGGCAGGGATTCCTGACGCGCCCGCTCCAACAACCACGACATCGGCTGTCATCTCGCTTATTGCACTCACCCGCGTCTCTCCTGCGCTATTATGTTTCGCCAAACCAAGTAACCGCGACATGCGGCCGGAAGACGCTCGCACGGGCGGGAGCGCCAATTCCCGCATCACTTCATTGTGCGAGCGTCAATGGGGTCAGCTGGCAAGCTGCGTCAGAGCCTATCAGGCGCCGCTCTGCTGCGAGCTTCTCGCATTCCGGTTGTCACCGTAAGGCAGAAACCTCCTTCAGGCTATGCTTCGGCCGTTCTCGGAAAAGGGGGCTGTCCCCAACGCTGTTCTTTTCGGGTGTGACCGCGAAAGGTTGAGGCCACCCTGGGCGCGTAGTCTCCGGACCGCACGGATGTGGGGGCAAGGCATGCCTTGCCCTTACGAGGTCGCGCCCGGGTGTGCGCCCAGCCATCCCAACGAGAAACGGTCGCCCCCTCCTTTTCCCCTGCCTTGACACCCCCTGTGACCGACGCTTACAATGGGGCACCATCGGAGGGGCGCTGCCATGGAGCCATGGATGATACTCTTCCTTACCGTGTTCGTCCTGCTCGTGTCCGCCTTTGTCGGGCTGTTGATCGGCACCACCAAGGGGCACACGCCCCTGGTCAGCGCGCTCGCCGGCATCCTCCTGCTGCCGCTGGGATGGGTGCTGCTGTGGATCATCCCCTCGGGCAAGCTGCGCAAGTGCCCCCACTGTGCGGAGATCATCAAGGACGAGGCCACCGTCTGCCGCTTCTGCGGGCGCGACATCCCGCCGAAGTATTGAGCGTCATTCACCGCGGAGACCGCCGGGGTCGCAGAGAGACTTAACCTCGGATGGACGCCTCCGCATCTGTGCTCCCCCTGGTTCAACACGAGGTCCCAAACGCCAACCGGCTCCTCCGATCTCATCGGGGGAGCCGGTCAATTAAGAAACCCCGCATGTGCCGTGTGTCTCTCCGTTTTTGAACCCGCCTAAGCAGGTGGGTGCTCTCGCCGACCGCTTCGCGATTCTCCCCGCTGTGCGGGAAGCTGCCACTCGGCGCCCGGACTCAAGCTCCCAGTTTTTGAGTGTTGGCTCAAAACTTCTGATGACAAGTCACGTGCACCGCAGGGTTTCTTTCTCGCTTATTCCATGAGCATCCTAGCATATCCACCACCGCATGACAAGACGTATCCGCCCCGGTGGTGTCAACTTGTGTGGGTGAACTGCCAGCGCAGGGATTGGGTGCAGCGTCAGTCGGTGTGGTCGATAACGGCGTAGCGGGTGCGGTCGCCGCTGCGTGGGGTGGGTCCTTCGACTTCGCTAGGACAAGTTCTCCTGACCGACCCGCATGTTAGGGCAGGCTCTCAGCCTACCCAAGTCGCAGGCCAGGAGCCAATGCCACACCGTTCGGACGGGCCGGTCTGGAGGACTTGCCCTGAGCTTGCCGAAGGGCTCGGGGTGACATCACTCGTTGGGTGAACCACGCTCGGAATGCATCATCTCGGTCTGATGTTCTGTGCGGTGGGGCGCTACTGCTGGCGCACGGTGGACCGCACGGAATCACCACCGCCTGTGGCATCGCCACCACCACCGGCAAAGGATACCAAGCCCCGAGGGTGGAAGCCATCTGCGTCAGCGGATCGCATCAGCTTGCTGACCATCGGAGGTGGACGCAGTGAATCTACACCTGATCGACGCTTTGTGCATCATACCGGCCCTCTTGGTCCTGGGGGTGCCCGCGCATGGGGCGGGCACCAGAAGCGACCTCGACGCTGACGGCATGCTGATGGTCAACGGTCAGCGCATGCTGGTGCTGGGGTGCTACGAGCGGCCGAAAACCGACGAGGGGCTGGCCGAACTCGCGGCCGCCGGCTTCAACCTGGTGTACTCCAAGCCGACCACGGAGGCGCTCGACCAGTTGGCGGCTCACAACCTGTGGGGATGGGTCAACCTGGGCGGCAATCTCAATCTGTCCACGGCGGGCGACAAGCGCAGCCAGGCATTGACCGCGACCGTAAACGCGCTGCGCGGGCACCCGGCGCTGCTGGTGTGGGAAGGCCCGGACGAAGCGCTGTGGAACATCTTCCATGACGTCAAGGCGCGGGAGCGGACCGAGTATCGGCACCTGCGGGACGCAGTGGCGAAGCGCAAGGCCGAGGCCGGGGGCCAGGATTCGTCGGCGCTGGACGGCGCCTGGGCCAGGTTCGATGCGGCGCACGCCGAGGCCGACTATGAGCGCGAGGCGCCGGCGCGTCAGGAGCTGTACGCCCAGCTTGGCGAGCAAGCGCCGCCGGCGCCCTACGGCATGGCGGAGGCGCCCGCGCTCGCCCAGGTCGCGGCCGAGGGCTTTCGACAGGGTTACTATCTGCTCAAGCGGCTGGACGCCGACCACCCGCTGTGGTTCAACCACGCCCCGCGCAACAGCGTTGCCGCCCTTGCTGAGTTCAACCGCGCCTGCGACATCTGCGGCTGCGACATCTACCCGGTTCCCCCCGACGTGATCGGCCACAGCGACCTGCGCGACCGGTCGTTGGCGGCGGTGGGCAGCTACACCGAGCGCATGAAGCTGGCGGGCCAGGGCCGGCCCGTGTGGATGGTGCTGCAGGGCTGCGGGTGGTATGACCTGGACTCGCCGGAGAGCCAGAAGGCGCACCCGGAGCAGCGCGAAACCGGCCGCCGGCCGACCTACGACGAGACGCGGTTCATGGCCTACTGCGCGCTGGTTCACGGCGCGACCGGGATCCTCTATTTCGGCACCTTCTCCATCGAGGACGATTGCGAGCTGTGGACCAGCATCAAGCGCACGGTGGGCGAACTCGCCGCGCTGCGACCCGTCTGGGAGGCGCCGACCCTCGCCTGGCGCCCGCAGGCCGAGCTGGTTGAATGCGGGAGCTCCGGCGACCACGGGCTGTGGGTGATGCCCAAGAAGTACGCGGGCGATCTCTACCTGCTGGTGGTGAACGAAGAACGCGAGCCGCGCGTGTTCTCCCTGCGCGGCATGGAGGCCTACGAGGGGAAGTCCTTCCATCGGCTGTTTGAGGGAGACACGGTGACCGTCAGCGACGGCGCCCTGTCCGGCTCGATTCGCGCCTACGGGGTGAGCATCTACGCCGGCGGCTCCGCCTTCGACGCCCGCGCCGCCGACCTGCGCGCCCGCCAGAAATAGCGTCGGTACGGCATGGCCGAGCGCAGTCGAGCCCAGGGCGGCAGTCCGCAGGGGGCGCAGGAACCATGATCAACGCCGGTGGGGGCGCCAGTGATGCGCGCCCGTGGCGGTACGGGCTTATCGGCTGCGGCCGCTTCGGTTCGTTCTGCCTGGAGCGCCTGCGCGGCTGGCCGCGAGCGCGCCCGGTGGCGGCGGCTGACGCCGTCGCCGCGGCGGCGGCGGCGGCGGCGCGCGAATTCGACCTCACCGCCTGCGCCACCCCCGAGGAGCTGCTGGCGCGGTCGGATCTGGACCTGGTGCTGATTTCGACCCCTCCCCACACCCACTATCCCCTGACGCTGCAGGCGCTGGCGGCCGGCAAGCACGTCATCTGCGAGAAGCCGCTGGCGCTGACGCTGGGGCAGGCCGACGAGATGATCGCGGCGGCGGCGGCGGCCGGACGCCTGCTCGTCGTCAACCACATGCTGAGGTACAACCCGCTGCTGGAGATAGTGCGGCGGATCATCGCGAGCCGCGCGCTGGGAGCGCCGCTGCATTTCCTGTTCGAGAACTATGCGGAGGATGAGCGCCTGCCCGCGAACCACTGGTTTTGGGATCGCCGCCAGAGCGGGGGCATCTTCATCGAGCACGCGGTGCACTTCTTCGACCTCTACCGGTGGTGGTTGGGCGAGGGCGAGGTGCTGGCGGCCCACGTCGAGCGCCGGCCCGGAGGACGCCAGGAGGACCGGGCCGGGTGCGCGGTGCGCCACCCCGGTGGGGTCGTCGGCCAGCAGTACCACGGGTTCGATCAGCCGGTGCGCCTGGATCGCGCCGACCACCGCATAGTCCTGGAGCGCGGGGAGCTGGTGGTGCGAGGTTGGATCCCGGTCGAGCTGCAGGTCAACGGCATCGTGGACGAGGAGCAGCAGGCGCGCCTGGTCGAGCTCGGCGGCGATGCCGAGCTGGAAATGATCGAACGTTATGCGGGCCCGCAGCAGTTGTGCCGCGGGCGCGGTCACGGGTATCGCGTCACCGCCCGCGTCAGCCTGCGCCGGCGGCTCAGCGACGACAAGGGAGCAATCTACGGGGACATGATCAGGTCTTTCTTCGCCGACCAACTGTCGGCGTTGGAGCGGCCCGACCACCGCCCGCGCCTGCGCGTCGAGGACGCCCGCGAGGCGCTGCGAATGGCGGTGGAGGCCGCCGGGATGGCCGGACTCGCGGGGGGCGACGATGATACTGCGCGCTGAGCGTTTCGCCGAGAATCCGCTGATCTCGCCGGGCCAGGTGCGCCCCTCCCGCGAGGGATGGGAGGTCGTCTCGACGATGAATGCGGGGGCCATCGTTTGCGGCGGCGAGGTGCTGCTGCTGGTGCGCGTGGCGGAGCGCCCGCGCCCGGAGACGCCCGGTGAGCTGGTCGCCCCCATGCTGGACGCGGGCGTTGACCCTCCGACCCTGCGCCTGCTGCGGGTGCGTAAGGACGATCCCGATCTCGTCGGGGGCGATCCGCGCTTGTTCACCTACCGCGGGCAGACCTATCTGACCTCGATCTCCCACCTGCGGCTCGCCCGCAGCCCGGACCGACGCCACTTCACCGTCGCCGACCAGCCCGCCCTCGCCCCCGCGACCTGGTACGAAGCCTACGGCGTGGAGGACCCCCGCATCACCGCGCTCGCGGGACGCTACCTGGTGAGCTACACCGCGGTCAGCGAGCATGGCATCGCCACCGCGCTGGCCGCGACGGCGGACTTCGAGAGCTTCGCGCGGCGGGGGCTGATCTTCCCCCCCGAGAACCGCGATGTCACCATCTTCCCCGAAAAGGTCAACGGTCGCTACGTCTGCCACCACCGGCCGGTGGGTCATCACATTCGCGCGCTGGACCTGTGGGCGGCCTATTCCCCCGACCTGCGGCACTGGGGCGACCACGCCCTGGTCATGAGCCGCCGCCCGGATTGCTGGGACTCGGAGCGCATCGGCGGCGGGGCGGTGCCCCTGCGCACCGAGCGCGGATGGCTGGCGATCTACCACGGGGCGGACGCGGCGCAGCGCTACTCGCTGGGGGCCGTCCTGTGCGATCTGGAGCGCCCGGAGCGGGTGCTGGCGCGCACCGTTGAGCCGCTGCTGCAACCGCAGGCGCCCTACGAGGTCGAGGGCTTTTTCGGCAACGTGGTCTTTACCTGCGGGGCGATCGTGCAGGGGGAGGCGCTGGTCATCTACTATGGAGCGGCGGACCAGTACGTGTGCGGGGCCTCGCTGTCATTGGCCGAGTTACTGGAGGCGCTCAGTGCGTCTCCAGCCACCTGAGCGCACTGGCGGCGGCGCCGGCGGCCAGCGGGACACCGGGCGGGGCGCTTCCTCGGAGCCGGGGGGCTCGGTCGGCCAGCTCGGTCGGCCGGGACTGCTTGTCTGCACGCGGCACGTATGCTATACTCAGGCGCATAACCTGCAATAC contains the following coding sequences:
- a CDS encoding Gfo/Idh/MocA family oxidoreductase is translated as MINAGGGASDARPWRYGLIGCGRFGSFCLERLRGWPRARPVAAADAVAAAAAAAAREFDLTACATPEELLARSDLDLVLISTPPHTHYPLTLQALAAGKHVICEKPLALTLGQADEMIAAAAAAGRLLVVNHMLRYNPLLEIVRRIIASRALGAPLHFLFENYAEDERLPANHWFWDRRQSGGIFIEHAVHFFDLYRWWLGEGEVLAAHVERRPGGRQEDRAGCAVRHPGGVVGQQYHGFDQPVRLDRADHRIVLERGELVVRGWIPVELQVNGIVDEEQQARLVELGGDAELEMIERYAGPQQLCRGRGHGYRVTARVSLRRRLSDDKGAIYGDMIRSFFADQLSALERPDHRPRLRVEDAREALRMAVEAAGMAGLAGGDDDTAR
- the rpmI gene encoding 50S ribosomal protein L35; the encoded protein is MPKMRTHKSAAKRFRVTAGGKIIGRHTHRSHLLTRKSAARKRRLGRPLEFVGGDAKRIERMLPYHAK
- a CDS encoding glycoside hydrolase family 130 protein, with amino-acid sequence MILRAERFAENPLISPGQVRPSREGWEVVSTMNAGAIVCGGEVLLLVRVAERPRPETPGELVAPMLDAGVDPPTLRLLRVRKDDPDLVGGDPRLFTYRGQTYLTSISHLRLARSPDRRHFTVADQPALAPATWYEAYGVEDPRITALAGRYLVSYTAVSEHGIATALAATADFESFARRGLIFPPENRDVTIFPEKVNGRYVCHHRPVGHHIRALDLWAAYSPDLRHWGDHALVMSRRPDCWDSERIGGGAVPLRTERGWLAIYHGADAAQRYSLGAVLCDLERPERVLARTVEPLLQPQAPYEVEGFFGNVVFTCGAIVQGEALVIYYGAADQYVCGASLSLAELLEALSASPAT
- the infC gene encoding translation initiation factor IF-3, yielding MNQAIRVPQVRVVDENGAQLGVVSTREALQTAADKGLDLIEVAPAADPPVCRIMDFGKFKYARSKRDRESRKKQKMVEVRAIRLRPRIEEHDFNVKLKLLRRLLTDGDKVKLDLRFRSREFTHPEFGHRVLNRLAEAVGDLGQVEKSAGMEGRMMTMVIAPKMEKVEKPAAGTVAKADQAVRTEAP
- a CDS encoding FAD-dependent oxidoreductase, translated to MSAISEMTADVVVVGAGASGIPAALGAARAGATVLLLEEHPVIGGAAVDMYVSMLCGGPITGVLAQAHAMLRERYSILPGVVAGEWFLPESHQRVWRELIAREPRLTVLVGARVIGCEVAEADGRLVIIGVAVEGAHGCRLDLRGRVFIDATGTGALALAAGCTAMYGRDSKEDFSEPHAVAEADEVVQACTWMYVSQHLGAPKPFDMSKLEASRLVLVLGSNQSFPGNPEAAMRANPGIYLHWGCRTDCKDTRDPIELGATQTEALQEMDRDHALLRENGFAIHLAPRIGVRESNRILGEHVVTENDLRSGKLPDDTIAIGDYPLDIWSDDYPGLDEGRLPGYGIPYRALVPKGVDGLLLAGKCISGSHLAMSAYRVQPIVASIGQAAGVAAAWCVREKWQPRQADPAAIRPVLRGQGQNLQLSFD
- the rplT gene encoding 50S ribosomal protein L20, which codes for MPRARKQVAAHRRHNKIRQQAKGYWGARHRWIRPAKETTMRALAYAYRDRRQRKRDFRRLWIARINAAARSHGLTYSRFAEGLRKAGVGIDRKTLADLAVRDDTAFAELAKLARAHATAPAS
- a CDS encoding zinc ribbon domain-containing protein, whose protein sequence is MEPWMILFLTVFVLLVSAFVGLLIGTTKGHTPLVSALAGILLLPLGWVLLWIIPSGKLRKCPHCAEIIKDEATVCRFCGRDIPPKY